Proteins found in one Methylophilaceae bacterium genomic segment:
- the cysM gene encoding cysteine synthase CysM → MMKTINDFVGNTPLVALQRMQGETSNTILLKLEGNNPAGSVKDRPAYSMIKRAEARGDIQPGDTLIEATSGNTGIALAMVAAMRGYKMILVMPENQTIERQQSMKAYGAELVLTPADGSMELARDVAMKMQAEGEGIVLDQFSNMDNPQAHYEGTGPEIWRDTQGKVTHFVSSMGTTGTIMGTSRYLKEQNPAIQIIGVQPEEGARIPGIRKWPEEYMPTIFEKSRVDSLVYVNQQQAENTTRKLATTEGIFAGVSTGGALYAALELSKTVENAVIVSIACDRGDRYLSSGVFPA, encoded by the coding sequence ATAATGAAAACGATTAACGATTTTGTCGGCAATACGCCGCTGGTTGCTTTGCAACGCATGCAAGGTGAAACGAGTAATACCATTTTATTAAAATTAGAGGGCAATAATCCTGCAGGATCAGTCAAAGATCGGCCGGCGTATAGCATGATTAAGCGAGCCGAAGCGCGTGGCGATATTCAACCAGGTGATACCTTAATTGAGGCGACTAGTGGCAATACGGGAATTGCATTAGCAATGGTAGCGGCGATGCGCGGTTATAAAATGATACTAGTCATGCCAGAAAATCAAACGATTGAACGCCAGCAAAGTATGAAAGCCTATGGTGCTGAGTTGGTGTTAACGCCTGCTGATGGCAGTATGGAATTGGCACGCGATGTTGCCATGAAAATGCAAGCAGAGGGCGAAGGTATTGTATTGGATCAATTTAGCAATATGGATAATCCGCAAGCGCATTACGAAGGAACCGGCCCTGAAATTTGGCGTGACACGCAAGGCAAAGTTACGCATTTTGTTTCTAGTATGGGCACGACAGGAACCATTATGGGTACTTCACGTTATTTAAAAGAACAAAACCCCGCCATTCAAATTATTGGTGTCCAACCAGAAGAGGGTGCGCGTATTCCTGGTATTCGTAAATGGCCAGAAGAATATATGCCAACTATTTTTGAAAAAAGTAGAGTGGATTCATTGGTGTATGTGAATCAACAACAGGCAGAAAATACCACTAGAAAATTAGCAACTACAGAAGGTATTTTTGCTGGTGTTTCAACTGGTGGTGCGCTATACGCAGCATTAGAATTATCGAAGACAGTCGAAAATGCCGTGATTGTGAGTATTGCGTGTGACCGTGGTGATCGTTACTTATCTTCAGGTGTGTTTCCTGCTTAG
- a CDS encoding disulfide bond formation protein B gives MREEMLMFKTICEVLKGKTGYLFGFVSCFFIVGLALVIQTKYNLDPCPLCISQRMIFMGLGVLFLIAALIPSASIINKWLTVLQVLTALGGAGVAMRHWYLQANKESMIADCGVGFDYMFENFPLEKALKLVFRGTGDCAAIDWTFLGLTLPQLGLISFIAFAVYALYLLKLNK, from the coding sequence ATGCGTGAGGAAATGTTGATGTTTAAAACAATATGTGAAGTGTTAAAAGGCAAAACAGGCTACTTATTCGGGTTTGTCAGCTGTTTTTTTATCGTGGGGTTGGCGCTTGTGATTCAGACAAAGTACAACTTAGATCCATGTCCGCTGTGTATATCGCAACGCATGATATTCATGGGCTTGGGTGTGTTATTTTTGATTGCTGCGCTCATTCCATCAGCAAGCATCATCAACAAATGGTTAACAGTTTTACAGGTGCTAACTGCATTAGGTGGCGCAGGTGTTGCGATGCGTCATTGGTATTTACAAGCCAACAAAGAAAGTATGATTGCCGATTGCGGTGTGGGTTTTGATTATATGTTCGAGAACTTTCCATTAGAAAAAGCCCTTAAGTTGGTTTTTCGTGGAACAGGCGATTGCGCCGCAATAGACTGGACGTTTTTAGGCCTTACATTGCCACAGCTTGGGCTGATTAGTTTTATTGCTTTTGCTGTATATGCACTTTACTTATTGAAATTAAACAAATAA